In the genome of Pelagibacterium nitratireducens, one region contains:
- a CDS encoding urease subunit beta: MIPGEIIPKPGDIELNAGRETVTLEVANTGDRPIQVGSHYHFFETNAGLAFERERTRGMRLDIAAGTAVRFEPGQTREVTLVALDGDRRIFGFRQMVMGSLDR; encoded by the coding sequence ATGATCCCAGGCGAAATCATCCCCAAACCCGGCGATATCGAACTCAATGCGGGACGCGAGACCGTGACGCTCGAGGTTGCCAACACCGGAGACCGACCCATCCAGGTGGGTAGCCACTACCATTTTTTTGAAACCAACGCCGGGCTGGCCTTCGAAAGAGAGCGTACACGCGGCATGCGGCTCGATATTGCGGCCGGTACGGCCGTGCGGTTCGAGCCGGGTCAAACCCGTGAGGTGACCCTTGTTGCGCTGGACGGCGACCGCCGGATCTTCGGATTTCGCCAGATGGTCATGGGTTCGCTGGACAGATGA
- the ureC gene encoding urease subunit alpha → MAARISRALYADMYGPTTGDKVRLADTELFIEVEKDFTLYGEEIKFGGGKVIRDGMGQSQVTRAAGAVDTVITNALIVDHTGIYKADIGLKDCMIAAIGKAGNPDTQPGVNIIVGPGTEAIAAEGKIVTAGGFDSHIHFVCPQQIEEALTSGVTTMLGGGTGPAHGTMATTCTPGAWHLGRMIQSFDAFPMNIALAGKGNASKPEALVEMIMGGAAALKLHEDWGTTPAAIDNCLSVADAYDVQVMIHTDTLNESGFVEDTINAFKGRTIHAFHTEGAGGGHAPDIIKVCGLENVIPSSTNPTRPYTRNTLAEHLDMLMVCHHLDPSIAEDVAFAESRIRKETIAAEDILHDIGAFSIIASDSQAMGRVGEVIIRTWQTADKMKRQRGPLPEETGDNDNFRVKRYIAKYTINPAIAHGISTHIGSIEVGKRADLVVWSPAFFGVKPELVLMGGMIATAPMGDPNASIPTPQPMHYRPMFGAYGKAIANTSVTFVSKAALDSGLKDDLGVNKSMLAVDNTRGGIGKSAMIHNSATPDVTVDPETYEVRADGELLTCEPADVLPMAQRYFLF, encoded by the coding sequence ATGGCTGCCAGAATTTCCCGCGCGCTCTACGCCGACATGTATGGCCCAACGACCGGCGACAAGGTGCGGCTGGCCGATACCGAGCTGTTCATCGAGGTGGAAAAGGACTTCACGCTCTATGGCGAGGAAATAAAGTTTGGCGGCGGCAAGGTGATCCGTGACGGCATGGGGCAATCACAGGTTACTCGTGCCGCAGGCGCCGTCGATACGGTGATCACCAACGCGCTGATCGTCGATCACACGGGAATCTACAAGGCCGATATCGGGCTCAAGGACTGTATGATCGCCGCGATCGGCAAGGCGGGCAATCCAGATACCCAACCGGGGGTCAACATCATCGTGGGGCCGGGCACCGAAGCCATTGCCGCAGAAGGCAAGATCGTAACCGCCGGCGGGTTCGACTCCCACATCCATTTTGTCTGTCCCCAGCAGATCGAGGAAGCGTTGACCTCGGGAGTGACAACCATGCTGGGTGGCGGCACCGGCCCTGCGCATGGAACCATGGCCACGACATGCACGCCCGGCGCCTGGCATCTGGGCCGGATGATCCAATCGTTCGATGCATTTCCCATGAACATCGCGCTGGCCGGAAAAGGCAATGCCTCAAAGCCCGAGGCACTGGTGGAAATGATCATGGGTGGCGCGGCCGCTCTCAAGCTGCATGAAGACTGGGGAACGACGCCTGCCGCCATCGACAACTGCCTATCGGTGGCCGATGCCTATGACGTGCAGGTGATGATCCACACCGACACGCTCAACGAATCGGGCTTTGTCGAAGACACGATAAACGCCTTCAAGGGACGCACCATCCACGCCTTCCACACCGAGGGCGCCGGCGGCGGGCACGCCCCCGACATCATCAAGGTGTGTGGGCTGGAAAACGTCATCCCTTCATCGACCAATCCGACGCGCCCCTATACGCGCAACACGCTGGCCGAGCACCTCGACATGCTCATGGTCTGCCACCATCTCGACCCTTCCATTGCCGAAGACGTGGCGTTTGCAGAAAGCCGCATCCGCAAGGAAACCATCGCCGCCGAGGACATCCTTCACGATATCGGCGCGTTTTCGATTATCGCCTCGGACAGCCAGGCCATGGGCCGGGTGGGCGAAGTGATCATCCGCACCTGGCAGACCGCCGACAAGATGAAGCGCCAGCGCGGCCCCCTGCCCGAGGAAACCGGGGATAACGATAATTTCCGGGTCAAGCGATACATTGCCAAATACACGATCAACCCGGCCATCGCTCACGGCATTTCGACCCATATCGGGTCTATCGAAGTGGGTAAACGCGCCGATCTGGTGGTTTGGAGCCCGGCTTTTTTCGGCGTTAAGCCCGAACTGGTGCTTATGGGCGGAATGATCGCCACCGCGCCGATGGGCGACCCCAACGCCTCGATTCCGACGCCGCAGCCCATGCACTACCGCCCAATGTTCGGCGCATACGGCAAAGCTATCGCAAACACGTCAGTGACTTTTGTTTCAAAGGCGGCGCTCGATAGCGGGCTGAAGGACGATCTGGGCGTCAACAAGTCCATGCTGGCGGTGGACAACACTCGCGGCGGTATCGGCAAATCGGCCATGATCCATAATAGCGCCACGCCTGACGTCACCGTCGATCCGGAAACCTACGAAGTGCGGGCCGATGGGGAATTGCTGACCTGCGAACCCGCCGATGTTTTGCCCATGGCACAAAGGTATTTCCTGTTCTAG
- a CDS encoding AzlC family ABC transporter permease, with protein MALSILYDFLMSSPLASFRSGARASTPIAIGYVPVGIAFGIAAIKAGFSALEAIMLSAIVYAGASQFLVLALVGAGAPILITALSIIATNLRHVFYGPAILEAARDRATRRHAWAWSFFLSDGAFGSAIIALNRTKDHFSPRFMFGIAAGPYLSWVTGTAIGALLGTSLAAWPAVDAAMGFLMPALFLAMVLSLLTKEHIPVVIVTACVTLPLIVLISPTVGILGGMIFGALSSLVIRRRT; from the coding sequence GTGGCACTGTCCATCCTCTATGACTTTCTGATGTCCTCTCCCCTTGCCAGCTTCCGCTCCGGCGCCCGCGCGTCAACGCCCATAGCCATCGGGTATGTGCCGGTCGGCATTGCGTTCGGCATAGCCGCGATCAAGGCTGGGTTTTCTGCGCTCGAGGCCATCATGCTCTCGGCGATCGTCTATGCGGGAGCGAGCCAGTTTCTGGTTCTGGCGCTTGTCGGTGCGGGCGCGCCGATCCTGATCACCGCACTTTCGATCATCGCCACCAATCTGCGGCATGTCTTTTACGGTCCGGCCATCCTTGAAGCGGCCCGGGACCGAGCAACCCGGCGTCATGCCTGGGCGTGGAGCTTTTTCCTTTCCGACGGCGCGTTCGGGTCGGCAATTATTGCGCTCAATCGAACAAAGGATCACTTTTCGCCGCGCTTCATGTTCGGCATCGCCGCGGGCCCCTATCTTTCCTGGGTGACCGGGACAGCGATCGGAGCCCTGCTGGGCACATCGCTTGCGGCCTGGCCAGCGGTCGATGCAGCCATGGGCTTTCTGATGCCGGCGCTGTTTCTGGCCATGGTGCTTTCGCTTCTCACCAAAGAGCACATCCCCGTGGTGATCGTTACCGCGTGCGTCACGCTTCCGCTGATTGTCCTGATTTCACCCACCGTCGGAATATTGGGTGGGATGATCTTTGGCGCCTTGTCGAGTCTTGTGATCCGGAGACGGACATGA
- a CDS encoding AzlD domain-containing protein translates to MNTEFLIITLLVGLGTWMLRFLPTRFMRGTGDPDAPLSRFLSATGPAAIAALYVGAILPMLSPDLHAIAPLVGGSGAVIAIYFWCRDVSLATLGGAIVYGLVFAIV, encoded by the coding sequence ATGAACACCGAGTTTTTGATCATCACATTGCTGGTCGGGCTGGGGACCTGGATGCTGCGTTTTTTGCCGACGCGGTTCATGCGTGGCACGGGTGATCCCGATGCGCCACTGAGCCGGTTCTTGTCGGCAACCGGACCGGCGGCTATCGCTGCGCTTTATGTCGGCGCGATCCTACCCATGCTCTCGCCCGATCTGCACGCCATTGCACCGCTCGTTGGGGGCTCGGGGGCGGTGATTGCCATCTATTTCTGGTGTCGCGATGTTTCGCTGGCAACGCTTGGTGGAGCCATCGTCTATGGGCTGGTCTTTGCCATAGTGTGA
- a CDS encoding MliC family protein, with amino-acid sequence MKSFVFAACLALAALPASAVETSMQFVLEFEGNAQRDVMTYQCDGIDEPMSVQYINAHPTFLAIVPIEGEDMIFVNVISASGARYVSGQYEWWSRGNEAMFTDIMEGTEEAEAEPVSCHAAQDIP; translated from the coding sequence ATGAAGTCCTTTGTATTCGCCGCTTGTCTGGCTCTTGCCGCGTTGCCCGCCAGTGCCGTGGAAACCTCAATGCAGTTCGTTCTCGAATTCGAGGGCAACGCGCAACGCGATGTGATGACCTATCAGTGCGACGGGATCGATGAACCGATGAGTGTGCAATACATCAATGCCCATCCGACCTTTCTTGCCATTGTGCCGATCGAGGGCGAGGACATGATTTTCGTCAACGTCATCTCCGCCTCGGGTGCGCGTTATGTTTCAGGGCAATACGAATGGTGGTCGCGCGGCAATGAGGCAATGTTCACCGACATCATGGAGGGCACCGAGGAGGCCGAGGCCGAACCGGTCAGCTGTCACGCGGCTCAGGACATTCCGTGA
- a CDS encoding urease accessory protein UreE, protein MRATGVETKGKWQGALAGRVELAHDQRALRRKLVTLDNGLDVLVDLPQTVALETGDALKLEDGRFAEIVAAKEPLYAITGNSTTHLSQLCWHIGNRHLPCQIEAKSGVPQRLLIGRDHVIKDMLEGLGAKVAEINAPFSPLRGAYWGHENGNAHHHHG, encoded by the coding sequence ATGCGCGCGACAGGCGTTGAAACGAAAGGCAAATGGCAAGGGGCTCTTGCCGGGCGCGTTGAGCTGGCGCACGACCAGCGTGCGCTGCGCCGTAAGCTGGTGACACTCGATAACGGGCTCGATGTTCTTGTCGACCTGCCCCAAACCGTGGCGCTGGAAACCGGCGATGCATTGAAGCTCGAGGACGGGCGTTTCGCCGAAATCGTCGCGGCCAAAGAACCGCTCTATGCGATCACCGGCAACAGCACGACCCACCTTTCCCAATTGTGCTGGCATATCGGCAACCGGCACCTGCCCTGCCAGATTGAAGCGAAATCCGGCGTACCCCAACGACTTCTGATCGGACGCGACCACGTCATCAAGGACATGCTGGAAGGGCTGGGGGCAAAAGTCGCGGAGATCAACGCGCCGTTTTCGCCGCTGCGCGGTGCCTATTGGGGCCATGAGAACGGGAACGCGCATCATCACCATGGATGA
- a CDS encoding urease accessory protein UreF, protein MRTGTRIITMDEQTTLIRLFSWLSPAFPIGGFAYSQGLETAVADGRVGDGGQLSDWIGGQLHRGSLRTDAYFLAIAARAVTTCDWTALAEANQLCLALQISAERDKETREQAQSFLDAASAWPTSTPKELSAVFERPMALPIAFGATAGLHRVSPGAAIAGFANSAVAQQISVGVRLIPLGQTAGLAVQAGLEAKIAQLSTEALSAQLTDISGLSYGTDIASQKHEDLRVRIFRS, encoded by the coding sequence ATGAGAACGGGAACGCGCATCATCACCATGGATGAGCAGACCACGCTGATCCGGCTGTTTTCCTGGCTCTCACCGGCGTTTCCCATCGGCGGGTTTGCCTATAGCCAGGGCCTTGAAACGGCCGTTGCCGATGGGCGCGTCGGCGATGGCGGTCAACTTTCCGATTGGATCGGCGGTCAGTTGCATCGCGGCAGCCTGCGCACCGATGCCTATTTTCTCGCCATCGCTGCCCGCGCGGTGACCACATGCGACTGGACGGCGCTTGCCGAGGCCAATCAACTGTGTCTCGCCCTGCAAATATCGGCCGAGCGTGACAAGGAAACACGCGAACAGGCGCAATCTTTTCTCGACGCGGCTTCCGCATGGCCAACGTCCACACCAAAAGAGCTCAGCGCCGTTTTCGAGCGACCCATGGCCCTGCCGATTGCATTTGGCGCAACTGCTGGCCTGCACCGCGTTTCACCGGGAGCGGCAATCGCTGGCTTTGCCAACAGCGCGGTGGCGCAACAGATTTCGGTCGGTGTCCGGCTCATTCCACTGGGGCAAACGGCGGGCCTTGCCGTTCAGGCGGGCCTGGAAGCAAAAATCGCGCAGCTGAGCACAGAGGCGCTCTCGGCCCAATTGACCGACATTTCGGGCTTGTCCTATGGCACCGATATTGCAAGCCAGAAGCATGAAGACCTCAGGGTAAGGATTTTTCGATCATGA
- the ureG gene encoding urease accessory protein UreG yields MSSRNGPLRIGIGGPVGSGKTTLTEKLCKALREDYSVGVVTNDIYTKEDAMMLARLQALPEERILGIETGGCPHTAIREDASINLRAIAELNGRIPDLDIVFIESGGDNLAATFSPDLADITLYVISVCQGEEIPRKGGPGITRSDMLVINKADLAPYVEVDLGVMEADAHRMRNGQPHVFTDLKRGKGVDEIVAFLERHGGLARTQIAL; encoded by the coding sequence ATGAGTTCAAGAAACGGCCCGCTCCGTATCGGGATCGGGGGACCGGTGGGATCGGGCAAGACCACGCTCACCGAAAAACTCTGCAAGGCGCTGCGCGAGGATTATTCGGTGGGGGTGGTCACCAACGACATCTACACCAAGGAAGACGCCATGATGCTGGCGCGCCTGCAGGCGCTCCCCGAAGAGCGGATCCTGGGGATCGAAACCGGCGGCTGCCCGCATACGGCGATCCGCGAAGATGCCTCGATCAATCTGCGGGCCATCGCCGAGCTCAATGGGCGCATCCCCGACCTCGATATCGTCTTTATCGAATCGGGCGGCGACAATCTGGCAGCCACATTTTCTCCCGACCTCGCCGACATCACGCTCTATGTCATCTCGGTCTGCCAGGGAGAGGAAATCCCGCGCAAGGGCGGACCGGGCATTACGCGCTCGGACATGCTGGTCATCAACAAGGCCGATCTGGCCCCTTATGTCGAAGTGGATCTGGGCGTGATGGAGGCCGATGCCCACCGGATGCGCAACGGCCAGCCCCACGTGTTCACAGACCTCAAGCGGGGTAAGGGGGTCGATGAAATCGTTGCGTTTCTTGAGCGTCACGGCGGGCTGGCCCGCACACAAATTGCGCTTTAG
- a CDS encoding MmcB family DNA repair protein codes for MSQTESGTEPQIVDGRQSPTALRVQRGVMRFLRSVHDMTCFAEVPLSNGRRADVIALGGKGEIWIVEIKSSLMDYKVDTKWPNYKDFCDRFFFCKPPELDAEIFPAEEGLMVADGHWGDILRHAQHDPLPGARRKAMLLKLARLGADRVHALMDPETRKEGLF; via the coding sequence ATGAGCCAAACCGAATCCGGTACCGAACCGCAAATTGTCGACGGGCGTCAGTCACCCACCGCGCTGCGCGTGCAGCGGGGTGTGATGCGCTTTCTACGCTCGGTTCATGACATGACGTGCTTTGCCGAGGTGCCGCTTTCCAACGGACGGCGCGCCGACGTGATCGCTCTTGGTGGAAAGGGCGAAATCTGGATCGTGGAAATCAAATCGAGCCTTATGGACTATAAGGTCGATACCAAATGGCCAAACTACAAGGATTTCTGCGACCGGTTCTTTTTCTGCAAGCCGCCGGAGCTCGATGCGGAAATCTTTCCCGCAGAAGAAGGGCTGATGGTGGCTGATGGCCATTGGGGGGATATCCTGCGCCACGCACAGCACGATCCTCTCCCCGGGGCGCGACGCAAGGCCATGCTTTTAAAGCTCGCCAGGTTGGGGGCCGACAGGGTCCACGCACTGATGGACCCCGAGACCCGCAAGGAAGGCCTATTCTGA
- a CDS encoding YbaY family lipoprotein: MRSVAKPIGLSALAAITMAGSAFADTLTITGDIAYRERMALPLNAVATVSLIDVSLADAPSTTIAEDVIDPAGQVPIGFVIDFDPDAIAEGHSYAIAARIEVDGELWFINDTTISVEPLTRTELVSVPLVNARGTEPAPQTGDGKKAGADLPADLAGTGWVLTMLGASPSAEGVETTLVFGETDPSLGGIGGCNTYGGSVTVQDDGNLSISDIFSTMMACEEPEMGQEHAFFDALGATSNYSIDDETLTLLDGEGNTVATLAPHASE, encoded by the coding sequence ATGAGATCCGTCGCAAAACCCATCGGCCTTTCGGCGCTCGCAGCGATCACGATGGCCGGCTCGGCCTTTGCCGATACGCTGACCATCACCGGCGACATCGCGTATCGTGAACGCATGGCGCTGCCTTTAAATGCGGTAGCCACGGTGTCGCTCATCGACGTGTCACTGGCCGATGCGCCATCCACAACAATAGCCGAAGACGTCATTGACCCCGCCGGCCAGGTCCCGATCGGCTTTGTCATCGATTTTGACCCCGATGCTATCGCCGAGGGCCATTCCTACGCTATCGCGGCGCGGATAGAAGTCGATGGCGAACTCTGGTTCATCAATGATACCACCATTTCGGTCGAGCCGCTGACCCGGACCGAGCTGGTGTCAGTGCCGCTGGTCAATGCGCGTGGCACCGAGCCTGCGCCTCAAACCGGTGATGGGAAAAAAGCCGGCGCGGACCTCCCCGCCGATCTGGCCGGTACAGGCTGGGTGTTGACCATGCTCGGTGCCTCTCCCTCGGCCGAGGGCGTAGAAACGACGCTCGTTTTCGGAGAAACCGATCCGTCTTTGGGCGGCATTGGTGGCTGCAATACTTACGGCGGGTCCGTCACCGTCCAAGACGATGGGAACCTCTCGATTTCAGATATCTTTTCAACGATGATGGCTTGCGAAGAACCCGAAATGGGTCAGGAACACGCCTTCTTTGACGCTTTGGGCGCGACATCGAACTACAGCATCGACGACGAGACGCTCACGCTCCTCGATGGAGAGGGAAATACTGTCGCAACGCTTGCGCCGCACGCCTCAGAATAG
- a CDS encoding helix-turn-helix transcriptional regulator, whose amino-acid sequence MGQGADVGATLRGYRARFSIKQDALARALGVSQGQLSRWESGRERPGARNRDVIDALIHGRADPLLAGLIHYVRGARAPLALFDARLAIVAASPTLTGMGAPLARFGWLFDPDINPALDTLQKRFIAMSKSGKVLVLEVPFSHEALPWACYGRLTVSRIGSDITAIAEMVFTPDERQTVRQVSLRAAPGPAR is encoded by the coding sequence ATGGGTCAAGGCGCCGATGTTGGCGCGACTTTGCGCGGCTATCGCGCCCGGTTTTCCATCAAACAGGACGCCTTGGCTCGCGCTCTAGGCGTAAGCCAGGGTCAGCTCTCGCGTTGGGAAAGCGGGCGGGAGAGGCCAGGGGCCCGCAATCGCGATGTCATTGATGCTTTGATCCATGGTCGGGCCGATCCCCTGCTCGCAGGATTGATCCATTACGTCCGGGGTGCCCGTGCGCCATTGGCGCTCTTCGACGCCCGGCTGGCCATCGTCGCCGCCAGCCCGACCCTGACCGGCATGGGCGCTCCGCTTGCGCGGTTTGGCTGGCTGTTCGATCCGGATATCAACCCCGCACTGGATACATTGCAAAAACGCTTTATTGCCATGTCGAAATCGGGGAAGGTTCTTGTGCTCGAAGTCCCGTTTTCCCATGAGGCTCTGCCCTGGGCCTGCTACGGTCGGTTGACTGTCAGTCGTATCGGTTCCGATATCACCGCCATCGCTGAAATGGTCTTCACGCCGGATGAAAGACAGACGGTGCGTCAGGTTTCCCTGCGAGCTGCGCCAGGTCCGGCGCGTTAG
- a CDS encoding ribokinase, translated as MIVVFGSINIDLIGHAPTLMRPGETVLGTSLEFSPGGKGGNQALAASRAGAEVKMVGCVGGDDFATRALALLSEAEIDLSGVRRMDRHTGTALIIVDDAGENMITVLPGANSRLTAAALEHAGIVDGDYLLLQLETPMEGVLGAAALARENGAKVVLNLAPFMDFDLALLDNVDVLVVNETELAGVLKMLDAPKLDETEAVVWLSEKFGNTVVATLGSRGAVAVAEGAVTTVPSLKIKPVDTVGAGDTFVGYLAAGLAEGTELSPAMKRASVAAGLACLTPGAQPSIPERLAVENRIAADVEAGAR; from the coding sequence GTGATCGTTGTGTTCGGCTCCATCAATATCGATCTGATTGGTCACGCACCCACCCTGATGCGGCCAGGCGAAACCGTGCTGGGCACCAGCCTCGAATTTTCGCCCGGCGGGAAAGGTGGCAATCAGGCACTTGCCGCGAGCCGGGCTGGCGCGGAGGTCAAAATGGTCGGGTGCGTCGGAGGTGATGATTTTGCGACACGCGCCCTTGCCCTTCTGAGCGAGGCCGAGATCGATCTGTCAGGAGTGCGTCGGATGGACCGGCACACGGGGACTGCCCTTATCATCGTCGATGACGCGGGGGAGAACATGATTACCGTGTTGCCCGGCGCCAATTCGCGACTGACGGCAGCGGCGCTCGAGCACGCCGGCATTGTGGATGGAGACTATCTCCTGCTGCAGTTGGAAACACCGATGGAGGGGGTGCTGGGCGCCGCAGCGCTGGCTCGCGAAAATGGCGCCAAAGTCGTTCTCAATCTTGCGCCGTTCATGGACTTTGATCTGGCACTTCTGGACAATGTCGACGTCCTCGTAGTCAATGAGACCGAATTGGCCGGGGTGCTCAAAATGCTGGACGCTCCCAAGCTTGACGAGACCGAAGCCGTTGTCTGGCTCTCGGAAAAATTTGGTAATACTGTCGTGGCAACGCTCGGTTCGCGCGGCGCCGTTGCGGTGGCTGAAGGGGCGGTCACCACTGTTCCATCGCTCAAGATCAAACCGGTCGATACCGTCGGTGCCGGTGATACGTTCGTAGGCTATCTGGCCGCCGGCTTGGCGGAAGGAACCGAGCTGTCCCCGGCAATGAAGCGGGCTTCGGTTGCGGCCGGTCTGGCGTGCCTGACGCCAGGCGCCCAGCCATCCATTCCCGAACGCCTGGCTGTGGAAAACCGTATCGCAGCGGATGTCGAAGCCGGGGCACGATGA
- a CDS encoding RNA methyltransferase, translating into MTRIETLAIDRLGHRGEGVASLDGKPVFVALTLEGETVTAQIDGNRGRLVDIIDPSPARGEPFCPHFGACGGCQLQHLEAGAYRQFKRGLVVDALSRVAVQADVADPIVAHGAGRRRATLHATKSEAGFMALRSHAIHDLDTCPILVPALVRAPEIARAIAAVAGPCDISFTASDMGLDVSIRAKSAKPSARLSAIAQKFDLARLSLNGEPLILLRAPTMAMGQSSVALPVSSFLQATADAEDVLASLVIEAVEGAKQVADLFCGIGPFTLRLAAIAPVFAADSDAAAIGALDTAKRKTKGLKPITAERRDLFREPLGVFELNRFDAVVLDPPRAGAQAQVKELTQSKVKTIAYVSCDPQSFARDAAILIAGGYRIGKVTPVDQFAFSTHTEVFAAFTRT; encoded by the coding sequence ATGACCCGTATCGAAACCCTGGCCATCGACCGTCTCGGCCATCGGGGCGAGGGCGTTGCCTCGCTCGATGGTAAACCGGTCTTTGTCGCCCTGACGCTGGAAGGGGAAACTGTCACTGCCCAGATTGACGGCAATCGCGGCCGCCTTGTCGATATCATCGACCCCAGTCCCGCGCGGGGAGAACCCTTCTGCCCCCATTTTGGTGCATGCGGGGGGTGCCAGCTACAGCATCTCGAAGCGGGGGCCTATCGGCAGTTCAAGCGTGGCCTCGTCGTCGATGCCCTGTCACGCGTCGCGGTTCAAGCCGATGTGGCAGACCCGATCGTCGCTCATGGTGCGGGCCGTCGCCGGGCCACGTTACATGCCACGAAATCGGAGGCCGGGTTCATGGCGCTGCGCAGCCATGCGATCCACGATCTCGATACCTGCCCCATTCTCGTGCCCGCCCTGGTCCGCGCGCCGGAAATCGCGCGCGCCATTGCCGCGGTGGCGGGGCCATGTGACATCAGCTTTACCGCCAGCGACATGGGACTCGATGTCTCCATCCGCGCCAAGAGTGCCAAGCCCAGCGCAAGGCTGTCGGCGATCGCTCAAAAGTTCGACCTTGCCCGTCTCTCCCTCAACGGTGAACCTTTGATCCTTTTGCGTGCGCCCACGATGGCGATGGGCCAATCGAGTGTGGCCCTGCCCGTATCGAGTTTTTTGCAAGCAACGGCGGATGCCGAAGATGTTCTCGCGTCGCTGGTTATCGAGGCGGTCGAGGGCGCCAAGCAGGTCGCAGATCTTTTTTGCGGCATCGGTCCCTTTACCCTGCGGCTCGCGGCAATAGCCCCGGTGTTTGCCGCCGATTCCGATGCCGCAGCGATCGGCGCGCTCGATACAGCAAAGCGCAAGACCAAAGGCCTCAAACCCATAACTGCAGAACGCCGCGACCTGTTTCGCGAACCGCTCGGCGTTTTCGAACTCAACCGCTTCGACGCTGTCGTACTCGATCCGCCCCGCGCCGGGGCGCAGGCCCAGGTGAAAGAACTAACGCAATCGAAAGTGAAAACCATAGCCTATGTCAGTTGCGACCCTCAGAGCTTTGCCCGGGATGCTGCAATTCTGATCGCTGGTGGTTATCGCATCGGCAAGGTAACGCCGGTCGACCAGTTCGCTTTTTCAACACACACCGAAGTGTTCGCCGCGTTCACTCGAACCTGA